In Monodelphis domestica isolate mMonDom1 chromosome 3, mMonDom1.pri, whole genome shotgun sequence, the following proteins share a genomic window:
- the ARRDC3 gene encoding arrestin domain-containing protein 3 isoform X1, whose amino-acid sequence MVLGKVKSLTISFDCLNDSNVPVYSSGDTVSGRVNLEVTGEIRVKSLKIHARGHAKVRWTESRNAGSNTAYTQNYTEEVEYFNHKDILIGHERDDDNSEEGLNTIHSGRHEYAFSFELPQTPLATSFEGRHGSVRYWVKAELHRPWLLPVKLKKEFTVFEHIDINTPSLLSPQAGTKEKTLCCWFCTSGPISLSAKIERKGYTPGESIQIFAEIENCSSRMVVPKAAIYQTQAFYAKGKMKEVKQLVANLRGESLSSGKTETWNGRLLKIPPVSPSILDCSIIRVEYSLMVYVDIPGAMDLFLNLPLVIGTIPLHPFGSRTSSVSSQCSINMNWLGLSLPERPEAPPSYAEVVTEEQRQSHLAPMSAYDDFERALQGPLFAYIQEFRFLPPPLYSEIDPNPDQQTDDRPSCPSR is encoded by the exons atgGTGCTGGGGAAGGTTAAGAGTTTGACAATAAGCTTTGACTGTCTTAATGACAGCAATGTCCCCGTATATTCTAGTGGGGATACAGTCTCAGGAAGAGTAAATTTAGAAGTTACTGGAGAAATCAGAGTAAAATCTCTCAAAATTCATGCAAGAGGACATGCGAAAGTACGCTGGACTGAATCTAGAAATGCTGGATCCAACACTGCCTATACACAGAATTACACTGAAGAAGTAGAATATTTCAACCATAAAGACATCTTAATTGGGCATGAAAGAG atGATGACAATTCAGAAGAAGGCCTCAACACTATTCATTCAGGAAGGCATGAATATGCATTCAGCTTTGAGCTTCCACAGAC ACCACTTGCTACCTCATTCGAAGGCCGACATGGTAGTGTGCGCTATTGGGTGAAAGCCGAATTGCACAGGCCTTGGCTTCTACCAGTAAAATTAAAGAAGGAATTTACAGTCTTTGAGCATATAGATATCAACACTCCTTCATTACTG TCACCCCAGGCAGGCACAAAAGAAAAGACTCTGTGTTGCTGGTTCTGTACCTCAGGCCCAATATCCTTAAGTGCCAAAATTGAAAGGAAGGGCTACACCCCAG GTGAATCAATTCAGATATTTGCTGAGATTGAGAACTGCTCTTCCCGAATGGTGGTGCCAAAGGCAGCCATTTACCAAACACAGGCCTTCTATGCCAAAGGGAAAATGAAGGAAGTAAAACAACTTGTGGCCAATTTACGAGGGGAATCTTTGTCATCTGGAAAGACAGAGACTTGGAATGGAAGACTTCTGAAAATTCCACCAGTTTCACCTTCTATTTTGGACTGTAGTATAATCCGTGTGGAATATTCACTAATG GTCTATGTGGATATTCCTGGAGCCATGGACTTATTTCTTAATTTGCCACTCGTCATCGGTACTATTCCCCTCCATCCATTTGGTAGCAGGACGTCCAGTGTCAGCAGCCAGTGTAGCATCAATATGAACTGGCTTGGTCTATCCCTGCCTGAAAGACCTGAAG CACCACCCAGCTATGCGGAAGTTGTCACTGAGGAACAGAGACAGAGCCATCTTGCGCCCATGAGTGCCTATGACGATTTCGAGCGGGCTCTCCAAGGACCACTGTTTGCGTACATTCAAGAGTTTCGGTTTCTGCCACCTCCTCTTTATTCAGAG atCGATCCCAATCCAGATCAGCAAACAGATGACAGACCATCTTGCCCCTCCCGTTGA
- the ARRDC3 gene encoding arrestin domain-containing protein 3 isoform X3 yields MVVPKAAIYQTQAFYAKGKMKEVKQLVANLRGESLSSGKTETWNGRLLKIPPVSPSILDCSIIRVEYSLMVYVDIPGAMDLFLNLPLVIGTIPLHPFGSRTSSVSSQCSINMNWLGLSLPERPEAPPSYAEVVTEEQRQSHLAPMSAYDDFERALQGPLFAYIQEFRFLPPPLYSEIDPNPDQQTDDRPSCPSR; encoded by the exons ATGGTGGTGCCAAAGGCAGCCATTTACCAAACACAGGCCTTCTATGCCAAAGGGAAAATGAAGGAAGTAAAACAACTTGTGGCCAATTTACGAGGGGAATCTTTGTCATCTGGAAAGACAGAGACTTGGAATGGAAGACTTCTGAAAATTCCACCAGTTTCACCTTCTATTTTGGACTGTAGTATAATCCGTGTGGAATATTCACTAATG GTCTATGTGGATATTCCTGGAGCCATGGACTTATTTCTTAATTTGCCACTCGTCATCGGTACTATTCCCCTCCATCCATTTGGTAGCAGGACGTCCAGTGTCAGCAGCCAGTGTAGCATCAATATGAACTGGCTTGGTCTATCCCTGCCTGAAAGACCTGAAG CACCACCCAGCTATGCGGAAGTTGTCACTGAGGAACAGAGACAGAGCCATCTTGCGCCCATGAGTGCCTATGACGATTTCGAGCGGGCTCTCCAAGGACCACTGTTTGCGTACATTCAAGAGTTTCGGTTTCTGCCACCTCCTCTTTATTCAGAG atCGATCCCAATCCAGATCAGCAAACAGATGACAGACCATCTTGCCCCTCCCGTTGA
- the ARRDC3 gene encoding arrestin domain-containing protein 3 isoform X2, protein MVLGKVKSLTISFDCLNDSNVPVYSSGDTVSGRVNLEVTGEIRVKSLKIHARGHAKVRWTESRNAGSNTAYTQNYTEEVEYFNHKDILIGHERDDDNSEEGLNTIHSGRHEYAFSFELPQTPLATSFEGRHGSVRYWVKAELHRPWLLPVKLKKEFTVFEHIDINTPSLLSPQAGTKEKTLCCWFCTSGPISLSAKIERKGYTPGESIQIFAEIENCSSRMVVPKAAIYQTQAFYAKGKMKEVKQLVANLRGESLSSGKTETWNGRLLKIPPVSPSILDCSIIRVEYSLMVYVDIPGAMDLFLNLPLVIGTIPLHPFGSRTSSVSSQCSINMNWLGLSLPERPEELAVRIACIFFL, encoded by the exons atgGTGCTGGGGAAGGTTAAGAGTTTGACAATAAGCTTTGACTGTCTTAATGACAGCAATGTCCCCGTATATTCTAGTGGGGATACAGTCTCAGGAAGAGTAAATTTAGAAGTTACTGGAGAAATCAGAGTAAAATCTCTCAAAATTCATGCAAGAGGACATGCGAAAGTACGCTGGACTGAATCTAGAAATGCTGGATCCAACACTGCCTATACACAGAATTACACTGAAGAAGTAGAATATTTCAACCATAAAGACATCTTAATTGGGCATGAAAGAG atGATGACAATTCAGAAGAAGGCCTCAACACTATTCATTCAGGAAGGCATGAATATGCATTCAGCTTTGAGCTTCCACAGAC ACCACTTGCTACCTCATTCGAAGGCCGACATGGTAGTGTGCGCTATTGGGTGAAAGCCGAATTGCACAGGCCTTGGCTTCTACCAGTAAAATTAAAGAAGGAATTTACAGTCTTTGAGCATATAGATATCAACACTCCTTCATTACTG TCACCCCAGGCAGGCACAAAAGAAAAGACTCTGTGTTGCTGGTTCTGTACCTCAGGCCCAATATCCTTAAGTGCCAAAATTGAAAGGAAGGGCTACACCCCAG GTGAATCAATTCAGATATTTGCTGAGATTGAGAACTGCTCTTCCCGAATGGTGGTGCCAAAGGCAGCCATTTACCAAACACAGGCCTTCTATGCCAAAGGGAAAATGAAGGAAGTAAAACAACTTGTGGCCAATTTACGAGGGGAATCTTTGTCATCTGGAAAGACAGAGACTTGGAATGGAAGACTTCTGAAAATTCCACCAGTTTCACCTTCTATTTTGGACTGTAGTATAATCCGTGTGGAATATTCACTAATG GTCTATGTGGATATTCCTGGAGCCATGGACTTATTTCTTAATTTGCCACTCGTCATCGGTACTATTCCCCTCCATCCATTTGGTAGCAGGACGTCCAGTGTCAGCAGCCAGTGTAGCATCAATATGAACTGGCTTGGTCTATCCCTGCCTGAAAGACCTGAAG AACTTGCTGTTCGAATTGCGTGTATCTTTTTCCTTTAG